In Paludibaculum fermentans, the genomic stretch ATTCTTGCAGGGGCAGTACTGGTGACGGCGGGTGCGCTGGGCGCGGGCAGAGCCGCGTGGCGGTGGCGCGAGCCGCACTGGGCTTACGCATTGGCCTGCGGGGCTCCGTTGCTCAGCCTGGGGGTTTTCCTCCTGCTCCTCTTCGGCCTGGCCTCCAAAGCCGCGCTGATCGCACTGTGCCTGGGCGGGGCCGCCCTGGGGACACCCGGATGGCGCAGGATCCCGCACTGGACCCGGCCCCCCTGGATCACACTGGTCTTCGCGCCGTTCGTGGTCCTCTATGCCGTAAACGCACTAGCTCCGCCGGTCCAGCCGGATGCGGTGACTTACCACCTGGGGCTGGTGGCGGAGTGGTTGCGGCTGCACGGCTTCGCGGCGCGCATTGGGTTCTACGAGATGCTGCCCCTTGGCCTGGAGACGCTGTTCGCGCCGGCGGTGGCAGTCGGCGGATACTCGTCCGCCAGTGTCTTCCACTTCTTCCTGCTATGCGCCACCGTTCCCCTGCTCTGGCGGATCGGCACGCAACTGGGCCTGCAGCGCGAGACCGCGGCCGGAGCCTCCGCGCTCTACGCGCTTTCGCCCATCGTCGGCATGAGCGGTACGGCCGCCTACAACGACGCCGCCGGAGTCTTCTTCACCGTGGCAGTCTTTGCTCTGCTCCTCGAAGACTGGCGCGAACCGGGCACCCACTGGTTGGCCTACGCCGGCCTGGCCGCCGGTTTCTGCTACGCGGTAAAGATCACGGGCCTGCATGTGGTGATCGTGGCGCTCGCCTGGATCCTCTGGAAACGCCGCTGGCGCGGCGCGGCCGTCTTCCTGACCGCGGCACTGGTCTCGATTCTGCCGTGGATGTTGCGCGATCTCCTGCTCACCGGCAATCCAGTCGCGCCTTTAGGGAACAACTGGTTCCCGAATGACGCGTTCCACGCGGCCACCGAGAATTCCCTCAGCTCCTATCTGCGCGACTATGGCGCCTCGTGGCGCCAACTGCCATGGTCCATCGCTGTGGACGGCGTGGCCCTGCAGGGCCTGATCGGGCCAATATTCCTCCTATTGCCGCTGGCCTTGTTCGCCTGGAAGAAACCAGCAGGCCGGGCGGTGCTGGCCGCTGCGGCCGTACTCACGCTGCCCTGGACGCAGAACGTGGGGGCGCGGTTCATCATGCCTGCCCTGGCGTTCTATGCGCTGGCGCTGGCGATGGTGCTGCCGCGCCAGTTGCTTGCTGTGGTAGTGCTGTTGCACGCTTTCTCTGCCTGGCCGGCGGTGATGAATACCTACACCAATCAGTGGGCCTGGCGGCTGAAAGGGCTGCCCTGGGAAGCAGCCTTCCGAGTG encodes the following:
- a CDS encoding ArnT family glycosyltransferase, which translates into the protein MTWILAGAVLVTAGALGAGRAAWRWREPHWAYALACGAPLLSLGVFLLLLFGLASKAALIALCLGGAALGTPGWRRIPHWTRPPWITLVFAPFVVLYAVNALAPPVQPDAVTYHLGLVAEWLRLHGFAARIGFYEMLPLGLETLFAPAVAVGGYSSASVFHFFLLCATVPLLWRIGTQLGLQRETAAGASALYALSPIVGMSGTAAYNDAAGVFFTVAVFALLLEDWREPGTHWLAYAGLAAGFCYAVKITGLHVVIVALAWILWKRRWRGAAVFLTAALVSILPWMLRDLLLTGNPVAPLGNNWFPNDAFHAATENSLSSYLRDYGASWRQLPWSIAVDGVALQGLIGPIFLLLPLALFAWKKPAGRAVLAAAAVLTLPWTQNVGARFIMPALAFYALALAMVLPRQLLAVVVLLHAFSAWPAVMNTYTNQWAWRLKGLPWEAAFRVQSEDSYLTANLYEYSFLKKAAQHLKPNEPLLDLYGLPYAYLPTAPLGPLPSAAFDNIAGALDLAAGRLPEQLYSMQCDWPQQFVRAVRIRMENPFPAAWSISEAGLLRDGRAVKISRDWFLRSWPEQGDAWLAVDGNRASRWQSWSRSKAGMTWELRFDRPVPLDGMWAMMANVDSNRVVAMYVQRMDRQWKKVSDRAVMQAPANRMYRRSAILFAKNSGYRWIAVRIGPGGRGSVGESFLASPDVWGVELVDRVESIGLFRIR